In Engraulis encrasicolus isolate BLACKSEA-1 chromosome 24, IST_EnEncr_1.0, whole genome shotgun sequence, a single genomic region encodes these proteins:
- the LOC134441270 gene encoding golgin subfamily A member 6-like protein 24 yields the protein MERELYKRNLEELQRVVVEMRREIVTVRTEAQDKLNLQRQITEQVMGQWQELERRRAATQKEQNLQLRQIIQSIEEERRTAEVEEKTREEAMRQKAQALKKQHEEEREAQESKIQTLQERLAALQEEKTEARRVNIIGEKRRKAFLKKARALRRKHEEERQAQQQKINHLQARLAALELQKREAPLDGQPNNMASPPDFESENTSRVREVRESENTSKVLLQTALIGKRAQEDHVIIDMEGVSDSQEEIPQGPKPSSMLSWISRMLGFGGH from the coding sequence ATGGAACGTGAATTGTACAAAAGAAACCTggaggagttgcagagggtggtggtggagatgaggagagagattgTGACCGTACGAACGGAGGCGCAAGATAAATTGAACCTTCAACGGCAGATCACTGAGCAAGTGATGGGGCAGTGGCaggagctggagaggaggagagctgcgACCCAGAAGGAACAAAATCTACAGCTCAGACAGATCATTCAGAGCattgaagaggaaaggagaacagcagaggtggaggagaagaccaGAGAGGAGGCCATGAGGCAGAAAGCTCAGGCCCTGAAGAAGCAGcacgaggaggagagggaagcgcAGGAGAGCAAAATACAGACCCTGCAGGAAAGGCTGGCTGCTTTGCAGGAGGAGAAAACGGAGGCACGCCGCGTTAACATCATCggtgagaaaaggagaaaagctTTCCTGAAGAAAGCCAGGGCCCTGAGGAGGAAACATGAGGAAGAAAGGCAAGCGCAGCAGCAGAAGATCAACCATCTGCAGGCAAGGCTCGCCGCTCTGGAGCTGCAGAAGAGGGAGGCACCCCTTGATGGACAGCCGAACAACATGGCCAGCCCACCAGACTTTGAGTCTGAGAACACCTCAAGAGTGAGAGAAGTCAGAGAGTCAGAGAACACCTCAAAAGTCCTCCTTCAGACCGCATTGATTGGCAAGAGGGCACAGGAAGACCATGTGATCATCGATATGGAGGGTGTCAGTGACAGCCAGGAGGAAATCCCTCAGGGGCCAAAGCCAAGCTCTATGCTGAGCTGGATCTCAAGGATGCTGGGCTTTGGAGGCCACTGA